TATTAAAAACCAGGAATTCCTGCAGCAGACCGGCCAGATCGGAAAAATTGGCGGCTGGGAGCTGGTCGTAAATACAGGCGAATTCAGATGGTCTGAAGAAGCATGTAATATCCACGGTTGTACACCCGGAACTTCCATTACCCTGGATGATGTACTGGCCTTCTATACCGAAGAATGCCGGCAAAACCTACGCATACTGATCGATCAGTGTATCCGTAACGGTAAGCCTTTTGATGCCCAGATGGTCATCGAAACACCTTATGGCGTTGTTAAAAGAGTGAGGGCAATCGGTCAGGCCGATATCTCCAATGGCTCACCCAAACGTATATACGGCGTTGTGCAGGATATCACCGAACAATCCGCCATCCGCGAAGCACTGACCCGCAACACGGAACTGATGCGGCTCTTCTTCGATACCATTGACATGGGCTACGTAGCCATGGAACCAGATGGACAACTCAACTTCCTCAATCAGAAAGCAGAAAAACTGATCGGAAGAAAAGCACTTACCGGCAGCAATATCTTCGAAGTATTTCCTAAACTGAGCGGCACCGTTTTCTATGCACGCCTCCAGGAATGCATCCGGCAGCAGGCTTCTCAGTCGTTCGGTATCTACTTCCCGGCGCCTGACAAATGGTTCGACTTCCTGCTGACACCTATGCAGGACGGCGGTATCTCCGTGTTTATAAGGGATATCACCGAAAGCCGCAAAATGCAGAAAGAGCTGCGCCGCGCCAATGATCAGCTGTCTAATCTCAATAAAAACCTCGTCAACCAGAATAAACAACTGGAAGACTTCGCACATATCACCTCCCATAACCTGAGAGCACCTATCGCCAACCTGAAGGCGCTGATGCAAATGCACAACGAAGCTACTTCCCAGCAGGAACGCGAATTATACCTGGGTATGCTGCATGAGGTGATTAAGAAAATAGACGAAACCCTCAACGATCTCGTAGAAGTAGTACAGATCAGAAAGGATGTCAATGTTGAAAAAGAAAAACTCTTCTTCGCCGACAGGCTGAAGAAGGTAACCGATATTTTGCTGGTAGACGTTGAAACGAGCAATATTCAAATCTCATCAGATTTCAGCAAAGCGCCTGCCCTGATATATTCCAGGATATATCTCGACAGTATCCTGCAAAACTTTATCACGAACGCCATCAGGTACCGCTCGCCGGAACGTACGCCGGAGCTGCATTTGCAGACATGGGTAGAGAACGACCTCATTGTGCTTACCGTTGAAGATAATGGTGTAGGTATAGACATGGAACGATTCGGTAACAAGTTATTTGGCTTTAGAAAGACCTTCCACAAGAACAAAGATGCCAAAGGAATCGGGCTGTTTATTACCAAAACACAGGTAGAAACAATGGGAGGAAGTATAAAAGCT
This window of the Chitinophaga sp. Cy-1792 genome carries:
- a CDS encoding PAS domain S-box protein; translated protein: MNIAMDQHYQHLQHLEAAINSCALSVTVSTDGTISSVNKLMLNALQLREQAVCGQLLESILLPANGDQWARTMHAINNGKAVREQFCFLINGEKPLWLEAGVNPVSPDNNSSEQYLIIGMDITDRKLSELRIQEDEQYFRQILENLPIGLQQFSPEGISMEMNSRQRQIWGQDHAFFTRQNYNWLSDPHYRLNGLAKLFEDVRSGRKTMKREILLNFSEKSYDDITRIYPVYFEATVFPVVDKQSNMANLFLILDDITEKKLAEISLQKSERLLDNIIENLPIGYIQFDNFGFIRRINQTQRNFFDSPHPTARRQFNVMNDEFATMFELDDLFQQALQDNMPLRLEKKVDFGKDGRWTNIDREVYLDLTVFPVVNPVDKERIVVALVNDITDKKTQELENIKNQEFLQQTGQIGKIGGWELVVNTGEFRWSEEACNIHGCTPGTSITLDDVLAFYTEECRQNLRILIDQCIRNGKPFDAQMVIETPYGVVKRVRAIGQADISNGSPKRIYGVVQDITEQSAIREALTRNTELMRLFFDTIDMGYVAMEPDGQLNFLNQKAEKLIGRKALTGSNIFEVFPKLSGTVFYARLQECIRQQASQSFGIYFPAPDKWFDFLLTPMQDGGISVFIRDITESRKMQKELRRANDQLSNLNKNLVNQNKQLEDFAHITSHNLRAPIANLKALMQMHNEATSQQERELYLGMLHEVIKKIDETLNDLVEVVQIRKDVNVEKEKLFFADRLKKVTDILLVDVETSNIQISSDFSKAPALIYSRIYLDSILQNFITNAIRYRSPERTPELHLQTWVENDLIVLTVEDNGVGIDMERFGNKLFGFRKTFHKNKDAKGIGLFITKTQVETMGGSIKAESKPGLGTKFIITFRPE